From the genome of Triticum aestivum cultivar Chinese Spring chromosome 3B, IWGSC CS RefSeq v2.1, whole genome shotgun sequence, one region includes:
- the LOC123068289 gene encoding putative receptor-like protein kinase At4g00960 translates to MDILSASTASVVLLLLSSLCSLVTPSAGARAELVTWECNNGTYYSENSTYQSNVRTLLASLAANASRSLFATAVVGAGPDTVWGLGLCRGDATNGTECASSCLALAPEVAFGRCMGVMDVSIFYDRCTVRYSFRDFLTNPDNGQVQAKGASDDSVPPSDAGRFVAIMVNLVAALADWAAFNTTSRYAAGVMVSDQGFPVTTSKEVVHNINGMVQCTPDQAPGPCRACLQGLIDEMPALFFNGNVGGRILAIWCSLRFETHEFYDGSPAVKLAAPRPTPPPPSALPSSTRDGIRWRQHAATVSAVVLGVAVILMSLSMIFLWRNKATTQLSYQEDDEDPESLLFDLPTLRQATDNFAEENKLGHGGFGAVYKGFLPNGRQIAVKRLDKASGQGVKELRNELLLVAKLRHNNLTKLLGVCLKGKEKLVVYEYLPNRSLDIFLFAPEIEKRQLLNWETRYRIIYGTTRGLLYLHEDSQVTILHRDLKASNILLDTDMNPKISDFGLARLFDGDRPSTVTSQVVGTLGYMAPEYAVRGRLSVKIDVYSFGVLVLEIVTGRKNTDLLEESSLEDSGTMLSYVWGQWLKGTPLETTDPSLDCKMVAGEEGEVIKCIHLGLLCVQENPADRPAMLDVLVMLHGHASDFPAPSKPAFTFARGGETDDSASGSEPGAQASATAPSVNETSLSEFQPR, encoded by the exons ATGGACATACTCTCAGCGAGCACTGCCTCCGTCGTGCTGCTACTGTTATCATCACTTTGCAGCTTGGTAACGCCGTCCGCCGGCGCCAGGGCGGAGCTCGTGACGTGGGAGTGCAACAACGGCACGTACTACTCTGAGAACAGCACCTACCAGTCCAACGTCCGCACCCTCCTGGCGTCCCTCGCCGCCAACGCCTCCCGCTCGCTGTTCGCAACGGCCGTCGTCGGCGCCGGCCCCGACACGGTGTGGGGCCTTGGGCTCTGCCGCGGCGACGCCACCAACGGCACAGAGTGTGCGTCCTCCTGCCTCGCCCTCGCGCCGGAGGTCGCATTCGGCAGGTGCATGGGCGTCATGGACGTGTCCATCTTCTACGACCGCTGCACCGTCCGCTACTCCTTCCGGGACTTCCTCACCAACCCGGACAACGGGCAGGTGCAAGCCAAGGGAGCCAGCGACGATTCCGTGCCCCCCAGCGACGCCGGCCGGTTCGTCGCAATCATGGTGAACCTCGTGGCCGCGCTCGCCGACTGGGCCGCGTTCAACACCACGTCCAGGTACGCCGCCGGGGTCATGGTCTCAGACCAGGGATTCCCGGTCACCACCAGCAAGGAGGTGGTGCACAACATCAACGGGATGGTGCAGTGCACACCGGACCAGGCGCCGGGCCCGTGCCGCGCGTGCCTCCAGGGGCTCATCGACGAGATGCCGGCGTTGTTCTTCAACGGCAACGTCGGAGGGAGGATCCTCGCCATATGGTGCAGCCTCAGGTTCGAGACGCACGAGTTCTACGACGGCAGCCCCGcggtgaagctcgccgccccgcggCCCACGCCGCCGCCACCTTCTGCCCTCCCGTCTTCTACTAGAGACGGGATAAGGTGGCGACAACATGCGGCGACAGTATCAGCCGTTGTTCTCGGCGTCGCGGTTATCCTCATGTCCCTATCTATGATCTTCCTATGGAGAAATAAGGCCACGACACAACTCT CTTACCAAGAAGATGATGAAGACCCTGAATCACTTCTGTTTGACCTGCCAACGTTGAGGCAAGCAACGGACAATTTCGCCGAAGAGAATAAGCTTGGGCATGGAGGCTTTGGGGCAGTATACAAG GGGTTTTTGCCTAATGGGCGGCAAATAGCTGTGAAGAGACTGGACAAAGCTTCAGGGCAAGGTGTGAAGGAACTGAGGAATGAGCTACTGCTGGTAGCCAAGCTCCGGCACAACAATCTGACAAAGCTTCTCGGCGTGTGCTtgaaggggaaggagaagttggTGGTGTACGAGTACCTGCCCAACCGAAGCCTCGACATCTTTCTTTTCG CGCCTGAAATTGAGAAGCGCCAATTATTGAACTGGGAGACAAGGTACCGTATAATCTACGGGACGACACGAGGCCTCCTGTACCTCCACGAGGACTCGCAGGTAACGATCTTACACCGCGATCTCAAGGCCAGTAACATCCTGCTCGACACCGATATGAACCCCAAGATCTCGGATTTCGGCCTGGCCAGGCTCTTCGACGGCGACAGGCCGAGTACCGTCACCAGCCAAGTTGTCGGAACACT TGGATATATGGCGCCGGAGTACGCAGTTCGAGGTCGCCTGTCGGTCAAGATAGACGTGTATAGCTTCGGCGTTCTGGTGCTGGAGATCGTTACGGGAAGGAAAAACACCGACTTGCTTGAAGAATCATCCTTGGAAGACTCCGGCACCATGCTCAGCTAT GTATGGGGCCAGTGGCTGAAGGGAACGCCGCTGGAGACGACGGACCCGTCGCTGGACTGCAAGATGGTCGCGGGGGAGGAGGGCGAGGTGATCAAGTGCATTCACCTGGGGCTCCTCTGCGTGCAGGAGAACCCGGCGGACCGCCCGGCCATGCTGGACGTCCTCGTGATGCTGCACGGCCACGCGTCGGACTTCCCGGCGCCGTCCAAGCCGGCGTTCACTTTCGCACGCGGCGGCGAGACCGATGACAGCGCGTCCGGGTCAGAGCCGGGCGCCCAAGCATCAGCAACTGCGCCGTCCGTCAACGAGACGTCTTTATCGGAGTTCCAGCCGAGATAG